The Pan troglodytes isolate AG18354 chromosome 1, NHGRI_mPanTro3-v2.0_pri, whole genome shotgun sequence genome includes a region encoding these proteins:
- the LOC107966473 gene encoding PRAME family member 1-like isoform X1 has protein sequence MSIQTPPRLLELAGQSLLRDQALSISAMEELPRVLYLPLFMEAFRRRHFQTLTVMVQAWPFTCLPLGSLMKKLHLETFKALLEGLHMLLTQKDRPRRWKLQVLDLRDVDENFWAIWPGAWALSSSPETMSKRQTAEDCPRMGEHQPLKVFIDICLKEIPQDECLRYLFQWVYQRRGLVHLCCSKLVNYLTPIKYLRKSLKIIYLNSIQELEIRNMSWPRLIRKLCCYLKEMKTLGKLVFSRCHHYTSDNELEGRLVAKFSSVFLRLEHLQLLKIKLITFFSGHLEQLIRCLQNPLENLELTYGYLLEEDMKCLSQYASLGYLKHLNLSYVLLFRISLEPLGALLEKIAASLKTLILEGCQIHYSQLSAILPGLSRCSQLTTFYFGRNCMSMGTLKDLLRHTSGLSKLSLETYPAPEESLNSLVRVNWEIFTPLRAELVCTLREVRQPKRIFIGPTPCPSCGSSPSEELELHLCC, from the exons ATGAGCATCCAGACCCCACCCAGACTCCTGGAGCTGGCAGGGCAGAGCCTGCTGAGAGACCAGGCCTTATCCATCTCTGCCATGGAGGAGCTGCCCAGGGTGCTGTATCTCCCACTCTTCATGGAGGCCTTCCGCAGGAGACACTTCCAGACTCTGACGgtgatggtgcaggcctggcccTTCACCTGCCTCCCTCTGGGATCACTGATGAAGAAGCTTCATTTGGAGACCTTCAAAGCATTGCTGGAAGGGCTTCATATGCTGCTTACACAGAAGGATCGCCCCAG GAGGTGGAAACTTCAAGTGCTGGATTTGCGGGATGTTGACGAGAATTTCTGGGCCATATGGCCTGGAGCCTGGGCCCTGTCCTCCTCCCCAGAGACCATGAGTAAGAGGCAGACAGCAGAGGACTGTCCAAGGATGGGAGAGCACCAGCCCTTAAAGGTGTTCATAGACATCTGCCTCAAGGAAATACCCCAGGATGAATGCCTGAGATACCTCTTCCAGTGGGTTTACCAAAGGAGAGGTTTAGTACACCTGTGCTGTAGTAAGCTGGTCAATTATCTAACACCAATTAAATATCTCAGAAAGTCATTGAAAATAATATACCTGAATAGTATTCAAGAGCTGGAAATTCGCAACATGTCCTGGCCACGTCTGATAAGAAAGCTTTGTTGTTACCTGAAGGAGATGAAGACTCTTGGCAAACTCGTTTTCTCCAGGTGCCATCATTACACGTCAGATAATGAACTCGAAGGACGGTTAGTCGCCAAATTCAGCTctgtgttcctcaggctggaaCACCTCCagttgcttaaaataaaattgatcacCTTCTTCAGTGGGCACCTGGAACAGCTGATCAG GTGCCTCCAGAACCCCTTGGAGAACTTGGAATTAACTTATGGCTACCTATTGGAAGAAGACATGAAGTGTCTCTCCCAGTACGCAAGCCTCGGTTACCTAAAGCATCTGAATCTCAGCTACGTGCTGCTGTTCCGCATCAGTCTTGAACCCCTCGGAGCTCTGCTAGAGAAAATTGCTGCCTCTCTCAAAACCCTCATCTTGGAGGGCTGTCAGATCCACTACTCCCAACTCAGTGCCATCCTGCCTGGCCTGAGCCGCTGCTCCCAGCTCACCACCTTCTACTTTGGCAGAAATTGTATGTCTATGGGCACCCTGAAGGACCTGCTGCGCCACACCAGTGGGCTGAGCAAGTTAAGCCTGGAGACGTATCCTGCCCCTGAGGAGAGTTTGAATTCCTTGGTTCGTGTCAATTGGGAGATCTTCACCCCACTTCGGGCTGAGCTGGTGTGTACACTGAGGGAAGTCAGGCAGCCCAAGAGGATCTTCATtggccccaccccctgcccttccTGTGGCTCATCACCGTCTGAGGAACTGGAGCTCCATCTTTGCTGCTAG
- the LOC107966473 gene encoding PRAME family member 1-like isoform X2: protein MKGGKAHQTCPFHNRRSVLTSLVITNDPVSNSLSVKGCFELQERCLQNPLENLELTYGYLLEEDMKCLSQYASLGYLKHLNLSYVLLFRISLEPLGALLEKIAASLKTLILEGCQIHYSQLSAILPGLSRCSQLTTFYFGRNCMSMGTLKDLLRHTSGLSKLSLETYPAPEESLNSLVRVNWEIFTPLRAELVCTLREVRQPKRIFIGPTPCPSCGSSPSEELELHLCC, encoded by the exons ATGAAAGGAGGGAAAGCGCATCAAACCTGTCCATTTCACAATAGAAGGTCTGTCCTCACCAGCTTAGTGATCACGAATGATCCTGTCTCTAATTCCCTGTCTGTAAAAGGTTGTTTTGAACTCCAGGAAAG GTGCCTCCAGAACCCCTTGGAGAACTTGGAATTAACTTATGGCTACCTATTGGAAGAAGACATGAAGTGTCTCTCCCAGTACGCAAGCCTCGGTTACCTAAAGCATCTGAATCTCAGCTACGTGCTGCTGTTCCGCATCAGTCTTGAACCCCTCGGAGCTCTGCTAGAGAAAATTGCTGCCTCTCTCAAAACCCTCATCTTGGAGGGCTGTCAGATCCACTACTCCCAACTCAGTGCCATCCTGCCTGGCCTGAGCCGCTGCTCCCAGCTCACCACCTTCTACTTTGGCAGAAATTGTATGTCTATGGGCACCCTGAAGGACCTGCTGCGCCACACCAGTGGGCTGAGCAAGTTAAGCCTGGAGACGTATCCTGCCCCTGAGGAGAGTTTGAATTCCTTGGTTCGTGTCAATTGGGAGATCTTCACCCCACTTCGGGCTGAGCTGGTGTGTACACTGAGGGAAGTCAGGCAGCCCAAGAGGATCTTCATtggccccaccccctgcccttccTGTGGCTCATCACCGTCTGAGGAACTGGAGCTCCATCTTTGCTGCTAG